The proteins below come from a single Nitrosospira sp. Is2 genomic window:
- the ald gene encoding alanine dehydrogenase produces MLIGLPKETKDHENRVGMTPSTVRALTRHGHQVLVQSGAGEGSFLADGEYQSAGASIVPHAEDVWAAEMVVKVKEPVAAEYRYLHRDLILFTYLHLASDKLLTDALLKSDVTAIAYETVQTEGGKLPLLTPMSEVAGRMATQIGANYLQKTYGGRGVLMGGVPGVAAANVAILGGGIVGTNAARVAVGCGAQVTVLDINHDRLKYLDDIYRGQLQTRISDDYHIEEVVYNADLVIGAVLIPGGRAPWLITAAMLPNMRRGSVIVDVAVDQGGCVETTRPTTHSNPTYDVDGVVHYCVANMPSAVPRTSTFALNTQTASYTLFLADEGLDAVRKSPALQYGLNTHRGHITYAAVAQEFGMKYIEPLEALRNV; encoded by the coding sequence ATGCTGATCGGATTACCCAAGGAGACAAAAGATCACGAAAATCGGGTGGGGATGACGCCGAGTACCGTCAGAGCTCTAACACGGCACGGACACCAGGTGCTGGTGCAGAGCGGGGCGGGGGAAGGCAGTTTTTTAGCGGATGGGGAGTATCAATCAGCGGGTGCCAGCATCGTTCCTCACGCCGAAGATGTCTGGGCAGCCGAAATGGTCGTCAAGGTCAAGGAGCCTGTCGCAGCCGAATATCGGTACCTGCATCGCGACCTGATTCTTTTCACTTATCTTCATCTGGCGTCGGACAAACTTCTCACCGACGCTCTTTTGAAGAGCGATGTTACAGCCATAGCTTACGAAACGGTTCAGACGGAAGGAGGAAAACTGCCTCTGTTGACCCCGATGAGCGAAGTGGCCGGGCGGATGGCGACCCAGATCGGCGCCAACTATCTGCAAAAAACATACGGTGGCCGCGGTGTTTTGATGGGAGGAGTACCTGGTGTCGCCGCGGCCAACGTGGCCATTCTCGGCGGGGGCATTGTGGGAACGAACGCTGCCCGGGTAGCGGTAGGCTGCGGTGCGCAGGTGACGGTGCTGGATATAAACCATGATCGGCTGAAATATCTGGATGACATTTATCGGGGCCAATTACAAACGCGTATCAGCGATGACTATCACATTGAAGAGGTGGTTTACAATGCCGATCTGGTAATTGGCGCGGTTTTAATTCCTGGCGGACGAGCACCGTGGCTGATCACGGCTGCGATGCTGCCAAATATGCGCAGAGGCTCCGTAATTGTCGATGTAGCAGTTGACCAGGGCGGCTGCGTAGAAACCACGCGGCCTACCACCCATAGCAATCCTACCTACGATGTAGACGGCGTTGTTCATTATTGCGTCGCGAATATGCCCAGCGCGGTTCCACGCACAAGCACCTTTGCCCTTAACACGCAAACCGCTAGTTATACGCTATTCCTTGCCGATGAAGGACTGGATGCGGTAAGAAAATCTCCCGCCTTGCAGTATGGATTGAATACACATCGTGGTCATATTACTTATGCGGCTGTTGCGCAGGAATTCGGTATGAAATATATTGAACCGCTGGAGGCATTACGGAATGTCTAA
- a CDS encoding dihydrolipoamide acyltransferase, which produces MSRLNGKFILLCTAIYMTGSLLTACSATRENSATPENPATVAPAQASAETAVTGQMDDMMQYYESLRKQSPADLGRVYEKVKQNFAQNKSDVNRARLVLLLILPNSSFRDLHSAINLLNEWPRDTKTTTSLQSFRNLLASLLGEQQRVNHGMEELSQKLKDEQKRVETLQSQIDAIKSMEKNLILREP; this is translated from the coding sequence ATGAGTAGGCTTAACGGGAAATTCATCCTACTTTGCACGGCGATCTATATGACAGGGTCGCTGTTGACCGCCTGTTCGGCAACGCGGGAAAATTCGGCAACGCCGGAAAATCCAGCCACGGTGGCCCCGGCGCAGGCATCGGCGGAGACTGCTGTGACCGGGCAGATGGATGATATGATGCAGTATTACGAATCCCTGCGTAAGCAGTCTCCCGCGGATCTCGGCCGCGTGTACGAAAAAGTGAAGCAGAATTTTGCGCAAAATAAAAGCGATGTGAACCGCGCCAGACTGGTATTGCTTCTTATCTTGCCGAACAGCTCCTTTCGCGACTTACATTCGGCTATCAATCTTCTCAATGAGTGGCCGCGGGATACGAAGACCACTACGAGTTTGCAAAGCTTCCGAAACCTGTTGGCGAGTCTGCTGGGAGAACAACAGCGTGTAAACCACGGAATGGAAGAGTTGTCGCAAAAACTTAAAGACGAGCAGAAACGCGTAGAAACCCTGCAAAGTCAAATCGATGCCATAAAAAGCATGGAAAAAAACCTTATTCTTAGAGAACCTTGA
- the ybaL gene encoding YbaL family putative K(+) efflux transporter, protein MPHSVTLITTIAVSLGLALLMGLIAHRLKLPVLLGYLTAGVILGSHTPGFVADMELSGQLAEIGVILLMFGVGLHFSLDDLLAVRRIALPGALVQIAVATAFGAIVAVSWGWNLAVGIVYGVALSTASTVVLLRALEQRGLLKSVNGSIAVGWLIVEDLAMVLVLVLLPPLAGWMGVDPGHPTPDQSGSNLFTTLLITFGKVSVFVALMLIVGKRVFPKLLWHVASTNSQELFILSVIAVAIGIAYGSAMLFGVSFALGAFFAGMVMRESDLSHRAAQESLPLRDAFSVLFFVSVGMLFDPNVLIEQPLRVLATLGIIIVGKSLAAFFLVLLFRYPLNTALTVSASLAQIGEFSFILAALGVSLGLLPVEAQSLILAGAFISITLNPLVFRIIEPAQAWIRARSKLALLLERSDDPLAELPTTVASSYVTSHVVLVGYGRVGRYIGEALAKKGMPLVVAEQNREVVEGLRKRGIHAVAGDAAEPAVLIQAHIARAAMLVIAVPDTLRARRMIEIARILNPPIEIIVRTHNEEEAALLRKESGGEVFLGEHELALSMTRYVLEKIVPDNERRK, encoded by the coding sequence ATGCCTCACAGCGTTACTCTGATCACTACCATTGCTGTTAGCCTCGGCCTGGCGCTGCTGATGGGGCTCATCGCTCATCGCCTGAAACTCCCTGTGCTGCTGGGCTATCTCACGGCAGGCGTCATTCTCGGTTCCCATACACCCGGCTTCGTGGCTGACATGGAGCTATCGGGCCAACTGGCGGAAATTGGCGTAATTCTGCTCATGTTCGGCGTAGGTTTACACTTTTCGCTGGATGATCTTCTGGCGGTCCGACGAATTGCTCTGCCAGGTGCGCTGGTCCAGATTGCGGTTGCTACCGCCTTCGGCGCGATCGTTGCTGTTTCGTGGGGCTGGAATCTTGCCGTGGGAATTGTATACGGAGTCGCGCTTTCCACTGCCAGCACGGTCGTATTGCTACGCGCGCTTGAACAACGCGGTCTGCTAAAGTCCGTCAATGGATCAATTGCGGTTGGTTGGCTGATCGTCGAGGACTTGGCGATGGTCCTGGTTTTGGTGCTACTGCCTCCACTCGCCGGATGGATGGGTGTTGATCCGGGCCATCCAACACCTGATCAATCCGGTTCCAACCTCTTTACTACGCTTTTGATCACCTTTGGCAAAGTATCCGTATTCGTTGCGCTGATGCTTATTGTCGGGAAGCGTGTTTTCCCCAAGCTGCTCTGGCATGTCGCCAGCACGAATTCCCAGGAACTCTTCATTCTGAGCGTTATCGCGGTAGCGATAGGCATCGCTTATGGTTCGGCAATGCTTTTCGGTGTCTCCTTTGCGCTCGGTGCTTTTTTCGCCGGAATGGTCATGCGCGAATCCGACTTGAGCCACAGGGCTGCTCAGGAATCGCTGCCGTTACGGGACGCTTTTTCGGTACTATTTTTTGTTTCGGTGGGGATGCTGTTTGACCCAAATGTTCTCATAGAACAGCCGCTTCGGGTCCTGGCAACGCTTGGGATTATCATCGTTGGAAAATCCTTGGCGGCCTTTTTTCTCGTGCTCCTTTTCCGTTATCCGCTTAATACGGCCCTCACTGTATCAGCGAGTCTCGCCCAGATCGGAGAATTCTCCTTTATCCTCGCGGCCCTTGGCGTTTCTCTCGGGCTTTTGCCGGTTGAGGCGCAAAGTCTTATCCTAGCCGGCGCTTTCATCTCGATCACGCTTAATCCGCTGGTATTCAGGATTATTGAGCCAGCGCAAGCCTGGATACGCGCTCGTTCCAAGCTTGCTTTGCTTCTGGAACGATCAGACGATCCTCTGGCCGAACTGCCTACGACAGTTGCGTCAAGTTACGTGACCAGCCACGTGGTGCTTGTCGGCTATGGTCGTGTCGGCCGTTATATTGGCGAAGCATTGGCCAAAAAAGGGATGCCGCTTGTTGTGGCGGAACAAAATAGGGAAGTAGTCGAGGGGTTGCGCAAGCGCGGAATCCACGCCGTGGCGGGCGATGCCGCGGAGCCCGCGGTGCTTATACAAGCGCATATAGCGCGGGCGGCCATGCTGGTGATAGCGGTGCCCGATACATTACGTGCGCGGCGTATGATCGAAATCGCACGTATACTTAACCCGCCAATTGAGATTATCGTGCGAACGCATAACGAAGAAGAGGCGGCCTTGCTGCGTAAGGAGAGCGGCGGTGAGGTGTTTCTTGGCGAGCACGAGCTTGCTTTGAGCATGACCCGTTATGTCCTGGAAAAGATCGTCCCCGATAACGAAAGGCGCAAGTAA
- a CDS encoding sigma 54-interacting transcriptional regulator: MPDTKPKILIVDDDTDLLELLVIRLNAAGYKTEAVQSAEAALNYLDVARPQLVISDMQMSGMDGMQLFDHIHRTLPTLPVIILTAHGTIPDAVAAVQRGVFGYLAKPFDSKTLLSNISQALRLVPGGNQQKEAPQASWRKNIITQSAVMEDLLTKAGLVAEGDASVLIYGESGVGKELFAHAIHDASKRCHHPFVAINCAAIPEQLLESELFGHVKGAFTGAVRDHKGLFQLAEGGTVFLDEIGDMPLLLQVKLLRVLQERQVRPVGSTQAMTVDVRIISATHRDLKAEIAATTFREDLYYRLDVVALTIPALSQRREDIPLLTNYFLSTFSEKYNKNINGFAPEAMEMLVSASWPGNVRQLMNVVERCVALSTAPLISPVLVYDAMHHEEEHLVSFEDARKSFERDYLVRVLKITGGNVTQAARLAKRNRTEFYKLLQRYQLDPSVFKQAQG; this comes from the coding sequence ATGCCTGATACGAAGCCAAAAATCCTTATTGTTGATGACGATACAGATCTGCTTGAATTACTCGTGATTCGGCTAAACGCTGCCGGATATAAAACAGAGGCTGTGCAAAGCGCGGAGGCAGCGCTCAACTATCTGGACGTGGCGCGGCCACAACTGGTCATCAGTGATATGCAGATGAGCGGCATGGATGGCATGCAGTTATTCGACCACATCCATCGTACGTTACCCACGTTGCCGGTGATCATATTAACAGCGCACGGGACGATACCAGATGCCGTGGCAGCGGTGCAGCGGGGGGTGTTTGGGTATCTGGCTAAACCTTTTGACAGCAAGACGCTGTTATCCAACATTAGCCAAGCCCTGCGGCTTGTCCCGGGAGGCAACCAGCAAAAAGAAGCTCCGCAGGCATCGTGGAGGAAAAATATCATTACCCAAAGCGCGGTGATGGAGGATCTGCTGACCAAAGCGGGGCTGGTTGCGGAAGGCGATGCAAGTGTACTGATCTATGGCGAAAGTGGCGTCGGCAAAGAATTATTTGCTCATGCGATCCATGATGCGTCCAAACGCTGCCATCATCCGTTTGTGGCTATCAATTGCGCAGCCATTCCGGAACAATTACTTGAATCGGAACTTTTCGGTCATGTCAAAGGCGCATTTACAGGCGCGGTCCGAGATCACAAGGGGTTGTTCCAGCTAGCCGAGGGGGGGACAGTATTTCTCGACGAAATCGGGGATATGCCGCTTTTGCTCCAGGTCAAGTTGTTGCGAGTCCTACAGGAAAGGCAGGTTCGCCCAGTTGGATCCACTCAAGCGATGACGGTGGATGTGCGCATTATTTCTGCCACGCACCGGGACCTTAAGGCGGAAATTGCGGCCACCACCTTTCGCGAAGACCTGTATTACAGGTTGGATGTGGTTGCGTTGACAATTCCGGCATTGTCACAAAGGCGCGAGGACATCCCCTTGCTCACGAATTATTTTCTCAGCACGTTTTCAGAAAAGTACAATAAAAATATTAACGGATTCGCTCCCGAGGCGATGGAAATGTTGGTAAGCGCCTCCTGGCCCGGAAACGTGAGACAACTTATGAACGTGGTCGAGCGATGCGTTGCCTTGAGTACGGCTCCTCTTATTTCGCCTGTATTGGTGTATGACGCAATGCACCATGAAGAAGAGCACCTCGTGTCCTTCGAAGACGCACGCAAGAGCTTTGAAAGGGATTACCTGGTACGCGTGCTGAAGATTACGGGGGGCAATGTCACGCAGGCCGCGCGGCTCGCCAAACGCAATCGTACAGAATTTTATAAGCTGCTCCAGAGATACCAGCTCGACCCTTCCGTTTTCAAGCAGGCGCAGGGTTAA
- the arsC gene encoding arsenate reductase (glutaredoxin) (This arsenate reductase requires both glutathione and glutaredoxin to convert arsenate to arsenite, after which the efflux transporter formed by ArsA and ArsB can extrude the arsenite from the cell, providing resistance.) — protein MNDTMVVYQKPTCSKCRETLALLRESGAEFEAVNYYEIPLTAQRLRELIDKLGMTAREILRRDEPLARHLDLGEGGLSDDELIKVMVENPDLIQRPIVVRGDKAVLCRPPENVKKLL, from the coding sequence ATGAATGACACGATGGTCGTCTACCAGAAGCCTACATGCAGTAAATGCCGTGAAACGCTCGCGCTTCTGCGAGAAAGTGGTGCGGAGTTCGAAGCCGTCAATTATTATGAGATACCTTTAACCGCGCAGCGATTGCGGGAGCTGATCGATAAGCTTGGCATGACCGCACGCGAAATATTACGCCGAGACGAACCGCTGGCGCGTCATCTTGACCTCGGCGAGGGAGGGTTGTCAGATGATGAGTTGATAAAAGTCATGGTGGAGAACCCGGATTTGATTCAGCGACCCATTGTCGTGCGAGGCGATAAGGCAGTGCTGTGCCGCCCGCCTGAGAATGTAAAAAAGTTGCTCTAA
- a CDS encoding calcium-binding protein — translation MANITGTDRSDTINSQFVSTGVTGGPSTSGADLISGRGGRDRIDGSGGNDIINGDDGSDVLRGGDGNDEVNGGAGNDDLSGGRGNDRLNGGTGDDWLLGNEGNDSLSGGDGRDAVSGGDGDDRLWGNAGNDTLSGGNGNDSFSGGDGRDAISGGDGEDWLWGDAGNDTLNGGDDRDTLFGGLGDDKLNGNDDNDSINGHDGNDMLSGGDGDDRLWGNAGNDMLSGGNGNDSFSGGDGRDVISGGEGDDWLWGDAGNDILNGGDGRDTLFGGLGDDKLNGNDDNDSINGNDGNDTLSGGSGNDSLSGGDGNDKLWGDRGDDRLSGDNGNDWVSGGSGNDWLSGGDGDDRLSGEDGNDELVGGDGMICCRVETETTSCPAVTVPIYSPADGGPTP, via the coding sequence ATGGCTAACATAACAGGCACAGATAGATCAGATACCATCAACTCGCAATTTGTTTCTACAGGCGTTACCGGAGGGCCTTCCACTTCCGGGGCGGACCTAATTTCCGGACGAGGCGGTCGCGATAGAATAGACGGGAGCGGCGGCAACGACATCATTAACGGCGATGACGGCTCCGACGTTCTGCGTGGAGGTGATGGCAACGATGAAGTTAACGGCGGTGCGGGAAACGACGACTTGTCGGGCGGCCGTGGGAATGACAGGTTGAACGGAGGCACCGGCGATGACTGGCTATTGGGAAATGAAGGCAATGATTCTCTGTCAGGCGGCGATGGTCGCGACGCTGTTAGCGGTGGCGACGGCGATGACCGCCTGTGGGGCAATGCAGGAAATGACACGCTGTCAGGGGGGAATGGCAATGATTCGTTCTCAGGCGGCGATGGCCGCGACGCTATTAGCGGCGGCGACGGCGAGGACTGGCTGTGGGGCGATGCAGGAAACGACACCCTGAACGGCGGCGATGATCGCGACACTCTCTTCGGAGGTCTGGGCGACGACAAGCTTAACGGCAATGACGATAACGACAGCATAAACGGCCACGATGGAAATGACATGCTATCGGGCGGCGACGGCGATGACCGCCTGTGGGGCAATGCAGGAAACGACATGCTGTCAGGGGGGAATGGCAACGATTCGTTCTCGGGCGGCGATGGCCGCGACGTCATTAGCGGCGGCGAGGGCGATGACTGGCTGTGGGGCGATGCAGGAAACGACATCCTGAACGGCGGCGATGGTCGCGACACTCTGTTCGGGGGTCTGGGCGACGACAAGCTTAACGGCAATGACGATAACGACAGCATAAACGGCAACGATGGAAATGACACGCTATCGGGCGGTAGCGGTAACGACAGTTTGTCGGGAGGCGACGGGAACGACAAGCTATGGGGCGACAGAGGAGATGATCGACTGTCGGGAGACAACGGAAATGACTGGGTGTCGGGCGGAAGTGGCAATGACTGGCTGTCGGGTGGGGATGGCGACGATCGGCTGTCAGGCGAGGATGGCAATGATGAGCTGGTGGGCGGCGACGGCATGATCTGCTGTCGGGTGGAAACGGAAACGACAAGCTGTCCGGCGGTGACGGTGCCGATATACTCACCGGCGGACGGGGGACCGACACCCTGA
- a CDS encoding HAMP domain-containing sensor histidine kinase, translating into MTARAEAARQESASGAGSMLRMRRHPQSFLKLILLGFALVGLPLIIALVNNALSIDRLADHSRKAVYQAAQIAHSSRALADEIATMERAVRQTHILHDTSLLEGYFRAHNKFETTAASLLELSLHAEQEQLLTQLQSSEASIYQKVSALKQSPEQLRDLIDSFVLLRDSARTFATVGYALIEREVDEMQDMAGYARFTVGWQLLALIPFAILLAFAFSVRIARPIRQIDEAIRNMGQGELSKVIRVDGPQDLVYFGERLDWMRRRLLKLEEQKTRFLQHVSHELKTPLTAMREGADLLAEGVVGDLTEEQQRIARILHSNSVQLQRRIEDLLNYSALQAEKAALVKQKANLTKILDAVLQDQNLIIMSKGLRMELSVPEIVIDCDEQKIKIILDNLLSNAVKFSPPGGCIRIWTSKTAELAQLDIVDAGAGVDEADREKIFEPFYQGRRVLDSHVRGTGLGLSIAREYALAHGGNIELVARVAVGAHFRFTLPIRDPDEIHE; encoded by the coding sequence ATGACCGCTCGCGCAGAGGCCGCAAGGCAGGAGTCCGCGTCTGGCGCAGGGTCGATGTTGCGCATGCGGCGTCATCCGCAATCTTTCCTTAAATTGATCCTGCTAGGCTTTGCGCTTGTAGGTCTGCCGCTCATCATCGCTCTCGTCAACAACGCGCTTTCCATTGACCGGCTTGCTGACCACAGCCGCAAAGCGGTTTACCAAGCCGCACAAATTGCACACAGCAGCCGGGCGCTGGCGGACGAAATCGCCACAATGGAACGGGCTGTGCGGCAAACGCACATCCTGCACGATACATCCCTACTGGAAGGCTATTTTCGCGCGCATAACAAATTCGAAACCACCGCAGCGAGCCTATTGGAGCTCTCCTTGCATGCTGAGCAGGAGCAATTGTTGACACAACTGCAATCATCTGAAGCTTCTATTTACCAGAAAGTCTCCGCTTTAAAACAGTCGCCTGAACAATTGCGCGATCTTATCGATAGCTTTGTGCTTCTGCGAGATTCCGCGCGCACCTTTGCTACGGTTGGTTATGCATTGATTGAACGGGAGGTCGACGAAATGCAGGACATGGCGGGGTACGCCCGATTTACCGTTGGGTGGCAGCTTCTGGCGCTTATTCCATTTGCAATTTTGCTGGCATTTGCTTTCTCGGTGCGGATAGCACGGCCTATCCGGCAGATTGATGAGGCGATACGCAATATGGGCCAGGGTGAACTCTCAAAAGTCATCCGCGTGGATGGACCGCAGGATCTGGTGTATTTCGGCGAGCGTTTGGACTGGATGCGGCGGCGACTGCTAAAGCTCGAAGAGCAGAAAACCCGATTTCTGCAACATGTTTCCCACGAACTCAAGACGCCGCTTACCGCCATGCGTGAAGGCGCCGATCTGCTTGCGGAAGGGGTGGTCGGGGATTTGACCGAAGAACAGCAGCGCATCGCGCGTATACTCCATAGCAATAGTGTTCAACTTCAGCGTCGTATCGAAGACTTGCTGAACTACAGCGCCCTCCAGGCCGAGAAGGCCGCGCTGGTGAAACAGAAAGCGAATCTGACTAAAATTCTGGATGCGGTGCTACAAGACCAGAACCTTATTATCATGAGCAAGGGCTTGAGAATGGAGCTGTCTGTCCCGGAGATCGTGATCGACTGCGACGAACAGAAAATAAAAATTATCTTGGACAATCTGTTATCGAACGCGGTGAAATTTTCGCCGCCGGGTGGCTGCATTCGTATTTGGACAAGTAAAACAGCCGAGCTGGCTCAGTTGGACATTGTGGATGCGGGCGCGGGCGTGGATGAAGCCGACCGCGAGAAAATATTCGAGCCTTTTTATCAGGGGCGGCGCGTGCTTGACAGCCACGTGAGGGGCACTGGACTGGGGCTTTCCATCGCGCGTGAGTATGCCCTTGCGCATGGGGGCAATATCGAGCTTGTCGCGCGAGTCGCTGTCGGCGCACACTTTCGTTTTACCTTGCCGATTCGTGATCCGGATGAAATTCATGAGTAG
- a CDS encoding M10 family metallopeptidase C-terminal domain-containing protein, which yields MLSGGNGNDKLSGGDGADILTGGRGTDTLTGGEGHDTFTFNSVNDSRSGFDIRDVITGFDGSGPSGDQIDLKGIDANRTTFGNNDFTWKGSAGPTGAAGELWYVDEGANRLIKGDVDGGGNADFEIQLVGHPNLNVSALPDSDIIL from the coding sequence CTGCTGTCGGGTGGAAACGGAAACGACAAGCTGTCCGGCGGTGACGGTGCCGATATACTCACCGGCGGACGGGGGACCGACACCCTGACCGGCGGAGAAGGCCATGATACTTTTACCTTCAACTCCGTTAATGATAGTCGTTCGGGATTTGATATCCGGGACGTCATTACGGGCTTTGATGGAAGCGGCCCTTCCGGCGATCAAATCGATCTCAAGGGAATAGATGCGAACAGGACTACGTTTGGCAATAATGACTTTACCTGGAAAGGAAGCGCAGGCCCGACAGGCGCCGCGGGGGAACTCTGGTATGTAGACGAAGGCGCGAATCGGCTTATCAAGGGCGATGTCGACGGCGGCGGAAACGCTGATTTCGAAATTCAGCTCGTAGGCCATCCCAACCTGAACGTCAGTGCCTTACCCGACTCGGACATCATCCTTTAA
- a CDS encoding LodA/GoxA family CTQ-dependent oxidase produces the protein MKPNTNVHPNSAPPAFGQSNMPYVYSGLDPDNPLQGEFAALTSYQHAMMEKWSQGDFYADWVTEPTPVPLDELSLDQQPDALTRAALEGCIGAPFFPGIEVTYVIAQAATYESPFRIKHTLPPGFLTERMALPWQADFSACGQLWRPAQRPVDVITAAGIQPFSRGIRDGDDGYHDMVRWWTELGFVVKKGDKFIEDERNPIRGVS, from the coding sequence ATGAAACCCAACACCAACGTTCATCCGAACTCCGCCCCTCCAGCATTTGGCCAGAGTAATATGCCATACGTGTATAGTGGGCTTGATCCGGACAATCCGCTACAAGGCGAGTTTGCGGCGCTGACAAGCTACCAGCATGCAATGATGGAAAAATGGTCACAGGGCGATTTTTATGCCGACTGGGTAACCGAACCCACACCCGTTCCTTTGGACGAGCTCTCGCTCGATCAACAACCGGACGCACTGACCCGAGCAGCTCTGGAAGGCTGTATCGGTGCACCGTTCTTCCCGGGGATTGAGGTTACTTACGTGATCGCGCAGGCGGCGACCTATGAATCGCCATTCCGTATCAAACATACCCTTCCGCCAGGCTTTCTGACTGAGCGCATGGCGCTTCCCTGGCAAGCCGATTTTTCCGCATGCGGCCAGTTATGGCGGCCGGCCCAGCGGCCGGTAGATGTGATTACTGCAGCCGGGATTCAGCCCTTCTCTCGCGGCATTCGTGACGGTGACGACGGGTATCACGATATGGTGAGATGGTGGACAGAGCTGGGCTTTGTCGTAAAAAAGGGTGATAAATTCATCGAGGATGAGCGCAACCCGATTCGGGGCGTATCCTGA
- a CDS encoding NAD(P)(+) transhydrogenase (Re/Si-specific) subunit beta has product MSANTVALAYLIASVFFILALKGLSSPLTARRGNLFGMVGMAIAVVTTLTITKNWALILVCIGVGGAIGAVVARRVEMTAMPELVAFMHSLVGLAAVFIAIAAVNNPASFGLPATLPMGSKLELFLGTFIGAMTWSGSVIAFLKLSGRMSGAPITFGGQHMVNLILAIVMLGFGLWFFFSETTNWTAFAAMTAIAFVLGFLIIIPIGGADMPVVISMLNSYSGWAAAGIGFSLGNPMLIIAGSLVGSSGAILSYIMCKAMNRPFLSVILGGFGSEGGTAAASDQTQKNYRSGSADDAAFLMGNADSVIIVPGYGLAVARAQHSVKELAEKLHAKGVNARFAIHPVAGRMPGHMNVLLAEAEIPYEQVLEMDEINSDFSNTDVVLVLGANDVVNPAANVQGSPIYGMPILDAYKARTVMVVKRSMAAGYAGLDNDLFYMDKTMMVFGDAKKVVEDMVKAL; this is encoded by the coding sequence ATGTCGGCAAATACGGTCGCACTTGCGTATCTCATCGCGTCGGTTTTCTTTATTCTGGCGCTCAAGGGCCTGAGTTCCCCCCTGACCGCGCGTCGTGGCAATTTGTTCGGCATGGTGGGGATGGCCATTGCAGTCGTCACCACCCTTACCATTACAAAGAACTGGGCATTGATTCTCGTCTGTATCGGAGTGGGCGGCGCTATCGGCGCGGTTGTTGCACGACGCGTGGAAATGACGGCGATGCCGGAACTGGTTGCATTCATGCATTCCCTGGTGGGGCTGGCGGCGGTATTTATCGCTATCGCTGCAGTCAATAATCCGGCTTCGTTCGGTCTGCCCGCGACATTACCTATGGGAAGCAAACTAGAGTTATTCCTCGGTACATTCATCGGCGCGATGACCTGGTCGGGCTCGGTGATCGCATTCCTGAAATTGTCGGGTCGCATGAGTGGTGCGCCCATTACCTTTGGCGGCCAGCATATGGTCAACCTGATCCTGGCAATTGTCATGCTGGGATTCGGCCTATGGTTCTTCTTCAGCGAAACTACGAACTGGACAGCTTTCGCGGCCATGACTGCAATTGCTTTCGTGCTTGGTTTCCTTATCATCATTCCGATCGGCGGCGCAGACATGCCGGTGGTCATTTCAATGCTTAATTCATATTCCGGCTGGGCGGCGGCGGGTATCGGCTTTTCCCTCGGTAATCCCATGCTGATCATTGCAGGTTCACTGGTCGGCAGTTCCGGCGCGATCCTGTCCTATATCATGTGCAAGGCCATGAATCGGCCCTTCCTTTCGGTGATACTCGGAGGATTCGGCAGCGAAGGCGGCACCGCGGCTGCAAGCGATCAGACGCAGAAAAACTATCGCAGCGGTAGCGCCGACGACGCGGCATTTTTGATGGGTAATGCCGACAGCGTCATTATAGTGCCTGGTTACGGCCTAGCCGTGGCACGGGCGCAGCATTCGGTCAAGGAACTGGCGGAAAAACTGCATGCCAAGGGTGTGAACGCCCGCTTTGCGATCCATCCTGTAGCTGGACGCATGCCCGGTCACATGAACGTTCTACTGGCAGAAGCAGAGATACCGTACGAGCAAGTACTGGAAATGGATGAGATCAACAGTGACTTTTCCAATACGGACGTGGTGCTGGTTCTGGGTGCGAATGATGTGGTGAACCCTGCCGCCAACGTTCAGGGGAGTCCGATATACGGCATGCCCATCCTGGACGCCTACAAGGCGCGGACCGTAATGGTGGTCAAACGCAGCATGGCAGCCGGCTACGCCGGTCTCGACAATGACCTGTTCTACATGGACAAGACTATGATGGTGTTCGGCGACGCCAAGAAAGTGGTGGAAGATATGGTCAAGGCCTTGTAG